A genomic region of Cyanobacteriota bacterium contains the following coding sequences:
- a CDS encoding CCE_0567 family metalloprotein, translating into MVPTSTTPTIDDLKAQIKRLTSKAGQMKMDLHDLAEGLPTDYERLIEAATETYAVYRQIDDLKQQLKQLEAN; encoded by the coding sequence ATGGTACCTACAAGCACAACCCCTACTATTGATGACCTAAAAGCGCAAATCAAGCGTCTGACCAGCAAAGCTGGACAGATGAAGATGGATTTGCATGACCTAGCAGAGGGTTTACCTACTGACTATGAACGCTTGATTGAGGCAGCCACTGAAACCTACGCCGTCTATCGGCAAATTGATGATCTCAAACAACAACTCAAGCAATTGGAGGCGAACTAA